The Malus domestica chromosome 08, GDT2T_hap1 genomic interval ACTCACAGTGATGGAAAGCCTTTTCATAACCTTCCCGCGGGAAGTTTCAAGGTTCTCCAAATCTAAGTTCTTTTGTTCCACAACCTTTTCCAGTTCCTTAATCCTGGAAGTGCGACCTTGCATCTGCACCTCCTCCTCATCAAGTGCTTGCATTAGGTCCTCAATTTCTGCAATCACAAACAATTTTGATAATTGGTGATTATTTAATATAaccatttcaaatttcaatcaaaTATAAAAACTATAGTAGACTCTAACTGACCTTGATCTTTAGCAGCAATCACATCAGTCAGTGATCTGACCCTCTCTTGTAACTCGGTAGAAGTAGCACGGCCATCTTCTAATTCATTCACTCTCTGCTCTAATAAGTTACGTTCACCCTTCATCACTTCTATCCGTTTCTCCAAATCATGCACCAAAGATTTTGAAGATTGAAGATCCGTTGAGTAACTTGTTGCAGCTGCTTCAGCTTGCTTGATTTGACTTACAAGCTCCATGCAAATCCTTTCCTTTTGAATGTCCTTCTCCTGAAGCTCTTTCTGCAACTTTGAAATGGTAATCTTCAACTCCTTTTGGCTACCTTCCACAATTTCCGTTGTCAGAGAACCAAAATCACTCACAGTTGACAATAGCCTGTCTGTCACACTCCTGACACATTCCTCAGAGCGAAACCGGTCTTCTCCACTAAATGAAAGTCCATCCTCAGAATAATTTGCTAATTTCAATCTCATCCCTTGTTCTCCAGCAGACCAACCATTTCCAACCAATTCAGCTTTTCTTCTGTCCATTTCCATAACTGAACCAGTGCATGCTTCAAAAAGCAAGGCAATATTTCGGCGCAAGAAAAGAAGCTCATTGtccttttccttttcaactCTTTCCACATGCAACAAGTCTCTCTTCAAGGCTTCAAATGACTCATTTTTGGAAGTTAATTCTCCACGAACAATTGCCATTGATTTAGATACACTGCTAGCTTTTTCATGTAATGAAATTGAGTGTTCATCTAATTTTTCTTTAAGCACACCAATCTCCATCACGAGTTCTTGCAGATAATGCCTTACGTAAGTAAAGATTTCAATTATAAAACTGTCATCAAATTGGCCATGCATGTTGGAGTCTGACCAAGAATTTGTAGAAATAAAGTTCTCCTGAACAGGGAAGCCAAAATTAGAAGATGAGAAAAAAATGCACGAaacttgataaaaaaataaagataataagagaGAAGAATGCTTCACATCAAATTTAAAGACTATAATTGTCATTCAACATATAACAGTATAAGAATAAACAATTATGATATGAGAATAATAGTCattagtgatgatgatgatattaaCAGTAATGGTAATGACAAGACTAACTATAATCCAAAATTTGGATACCAAGTGACGTGACTGTATTTATCTTCATTCTTAATCCCACATATCGTCATACGAGTCCCAATTACTTTTAGCGTAGATAATGGCATTCCATCTGTCGCATCACTTGCTATCCAAAAAGTTGGAATTTATAAATAAAGCAGACCTATAAATAGACGAGAGAGaagtacatatacatgaaacaATTCTTCAATAATCATTTTTCACTTAAGAGGTTTCATTTCTAGTTTAACCAGCTTACGACAGTCGATAAAGCATACATTTTCCAAGCAAAACCACTGCACTCGTCTGACTTTAAAATGAAGGTTATTTGAATTTTCGGGCATAGGGAAGGTACAACAGAATTCAAACAAAGGCATACAAAACAAAGGACCTATAATTGGTAGAAAATGGCCTTTGACAAGCCATATGGAATAGTACGAATATTTAAATACGGGCATATAAAACTGGAACAAATACTCAAGTGTGTGCACATAAAAAGGTACCTTGTCTGATTTGCTTGTGATGAATCCACTGCTTGTAGTGAAAGGGGGCACATCAACCACATAAGTAGCACTGCTTGATTTGAGGCAGGAATCAATACCAGACTCCAGGTTGTGCAAAAATACCAAGTCCTGGTGAAAAATACCAGCCAATAAACTACTAACATCATGAAACCCCTTCCTAAGTTGATCTACACCAGACTTTAGTCCTGAAAATTCAGAAAattggtgttttctttcctcaGAGTGAGCAGTAGAAACCATTTCAAGACGTGAAAGAGCTTCGAGCTTGGCGGCCTCTGCAAGATCCCTTTCCTTGGAGATTATAGCAAGTTCACTCGCAGATTTTGCTAGTTCTTCCTGGAGACCATCATTTCTCTCTTGAACCTCATTCAGTTCTGCAAGGAGTAGGTCTGATGCTCTTTTTGATTTCCTAGCTTCTTGTTCTGAAGAAGCCATATTCGCACGCAAATCACAGCACATTTTCCCGATTTGTTCTAACTTAACAACTGGATCACCAGAATTATCATCCTCTGCAACATCAATGTTTCCTAGAATATTTATGATTAAGCTCAAAGTATTTCCTTTCTCCTGCAAATTGTTCTCAGCTTCTTTCAAACAATTCCGCAAGAATAAACTCTCAGACTCTAGGGCTTCTACCCTCCCTGGATAAGCAGACAAATCCCTGAACTTTTGTTCATATTCTGCAAGTTTACCTTCGCCTATCTTGGTCTCAGATCTCAAGCATTCCACCTCAGAATTGATCTCATCAATATTTTGTTTCAGACTGTCACGCTGTTGTACCAATTGCTTTCCTTTTCTAACTGCAACGTTTAACTTCTCTCTAACAGAAGCTGACTTCTGCTCCTCCTGATTAAGAAGCCCTTGCAACTCATTCACTTTTTTATCTAGCACTTCTAACTCACAAGCCAAAGACCGTTGCTTCTCCACATATccatctctctcctccttcacaTCCAAAATTTCACGTTGAACCTCCTCCAACTCTTTCTTCAAAGCAACTGTATCTGATTCAGCAGTATCAGGTGTACTTGCGCTTCTCGCTTCAACAACCATTGCTTCAGAATTTTCAGTATGAATACCATCGGCTGCAACCCCAAACACTGGTTTTTCTGAGGAAAGAGTTGCATAATTCTCTAAAAGCTTATTCAGTAACCCTTCGAAGCACTCAATGCTGCTTTCACCAGAATACTCTGAATTTGTTCCAGGATCCTGTAATGCATCAGTAACCAGACCCTGCAATCTTCTTATGTCATCTTCTAAGCTGAGAATTTGCTTCTCAATCCCACGCAGCTTGGCTACATTCTCCTGCAAATCAGAAACTTCCTCCTGCAGTTTTTCATTCTCAAGCTCAAACCCAGCTGCCTTGGCTGAAAGTTTATCATGATCATTGATCAGAAGCTCCAATCTTTGAGAAAGATTATTTCTCTCATCAATAAATGTTTGAAGGTCTTCCTCAAGGTCAGATGTTCTCCTTCTTGAGTCTTCCAAATCAGCAGTCAGCGTTACACAATGGCTCTCAAGGTTAACAACCTGCTGCTGGAGAGACATATTATCACCCTGCACCTCCGAAAGTTCTTTTCTTAACCACTCAATCCTATCCTCCGGCTCCAAGGACCGCAGATGCGATGGCATATCAATCCTGTCTAAAAGTTCCTCCCATCTCTGGACTAAGTTGTTCCTTTCCATTAAAGATTGCTCTAACATTTCATTCTGTTCAACCAACCCATAGAACTTACTTTGAAGTTCAtcatattttcttttgaaatcATCACTGGAATCTGAACTTGGCTGTACATCATCTTTCCAGGAATCCATAACAACAAAACCAGCATCAGATGAACCTCCTCCAGCAGAACTCTTCTGATCTGAATCTGTCTGAGGAAAAGTATTACCAGTAACTGACCTGGCCAGCCAATCGATCTTTTCAATAATATCTCTCGAATGAAAATGCTCTGGCAGATCAAGGTCTTCTAAAATCTCTTCTATTCTCTGAAGGACAGAGTCTTTGAGAAGGAATGATTCTCTTAATGCAGTAGCAGAATTGCGAATGTATGAAAGCTCAGATTCCAGAGCTTCCACACGCTCACCAGCTTCTGAATATGCCTTGAGCTTTGTTTCAACCTCAAGAAGCCTGGAATCTTTCAATTGCAGCTCCTGTAAGAATCTTTCCAGTTCACTAGCTTTCTCTGCAAGGGACTGCTTGAGACCATCTCGCTGGACAATCAAGCCTTTCCCCTTGGAGACAGCAATGTTAAGCTTCTCTCTCAGGGAAGACACCCGCTGCTCCGATTGTTCAAGTTCATATAATTTCTCTTGTAACTCAGAACGAGCAACAAGAAGGGCTTCCTCAACCTGACGTAAACTTTCCCTGAGGACAATGGTTTCACTTTCAAGCTGAAAAAACGAGGCATTTAACTGCTGTATTTCTTCCTGCATTGAAGTAGATTCCATCACCTTGGATTGAAAACCTTCTTTAGATAAGCCTACCTGAGCATCAGCATCCTTGTACTTCTGAACAAGACACGATACCAATGATTCCAAGCGTGAAGCAAGCATTTTATCTGCTTGAAACTCAGCATTTTCCACTTCTAGCACACCTTCAATATCTTCTATTAACTTCTGAATAGCACTTGAATCCAGGCATCTTTGtttcaattcctcaaattcttCTGTTCTAACCATCAACTCTGAATTTAGCTTCTTGTTAACAGATTGGAGTTGCAGTCCCTCACTCAGAAAATTCTCCAGCTGTTCTATGATGGTTTCATAAATACTATAATCCAGAGGATGAGGAAGCTTTTCATTTTTCAGGTTCATCTCACTTTCATCTATAGACCCATGCAAAACTCTAAGAAGTTTGCTAAGGTTGCTGTACAACTTGTGCAGCATATCACTGGCCAATTCATTCTTTACATGGAGATCGTCACATTTCTCATTCACTTCTTTATGTAAAATACATATAGCCTCACGGTCTGTTTGAGAGCTtttaagttttaccttcaaatcttcaataacAGTGATGGCATCATAAACAGAAGCAACGAAATGACTTGTGTCCAAACAATCATGAGAAATTGGTGTAGTTGTGCTGAAACTCCCAATAGACTCACCAAGCTTTCCAATCGCTTCAACAACAGGAGCGAGAGTGGAATTCCAATGCTGCTCAAGTATcaaaaccctctctgccgcttCCTTGTGAAAATTTTCTAACTGATCAGAGATCTGAGATACTATGTCATTTGAACTCAGATGTAAATCATGCAATTGACTCTGCAATTGATCAATTCTTGATTCATATCTATGTAGCTTTCTTCCAACTTCCAAGTTTTCAGCTTCGAGATTAGTAACTTTTAGTCTTAAGGACTCACAGAGAACCAAAAGCTCACTGTTCCTTGTTTCAATGCTGCCCCTATGTTGTTCTAAAGCTTCATATAGGACACAAAGCTCAATATTGGTAGCTTCCAATTTCTTGCTATGTTCCTCCAAGTCTTCATACTGATACTTCATCTCTCCGAATGTAGCATTAGCAGTTCTCCTACCATCTCGTTCCTCCTTGAGCAGTTCACTGGCATTTGCAGCATCCAGAAGCAACTGCTCAAATAATGCTCTCAAGTTTCCAGTTTGCTCTCTTACTGACGCAATTGAATCTGCTGGTGATTGATTGTCAGTTAGACCTCGTTCCTCCACATCATGTTCATCAAGGTGCACCTTTGACTCGAAGGCTTGAATCAGTTTTGAGACTGGAGGAGTGGAGACTTTATCACCTGACCTATTCAACAATTCTGAACGAGAGCAGATGCCTTCAATTTCCTGTACAAGTTTGTTCATCATTTTCTCTGCCTCTTCCATGCGTCCCTTTAGTGCTACAAACCCAACGGAATCATCAAAAACTTCCCTCCCAAGATTCAGAACTGGTGAACCTCCACCACCATCAGATGAAGGTTTTTCCACCATAATAAAGGAGCCTTCACTATCTTCCATCCCAGGAACTTGgtgatatttttcattttcaatttcatgcCTCCTGCTCCGCACTTCTGAAAGTTCAACTTGATCCCCATCTTCCCCAGCTTGGGATGCAATTTTGATTCCACTGGTATCAACCTCTTTCATCTTAGCTTTAAGTGTGTCCAGACTGCTAGTGAGAAAGATATTTTCTTCGGAGAGTTGTTCAAGGCGTGTCGTTGTTTCTTTTAGGTCAACCACAAACCTCATATGTTCTTCATGTTCGGCAGATAACcgctcttgaagaacaagaattTCGGAAGAAAATCTCTCAATCTCGTGGGCAGAATAATCCTTCTCCTCCTCGAGCTTCTTTCTCACCTCTGTAACCAAAACAAGGTTtccattcaatttttcattttttacctGCAAATCCAATGCTAAATTCTTACTGGCAGCCAATTCTATTGCAAGTTTCTCATTCTCATAGAAAAGATGATTCTTCTCTTCCTCAAGCTTCTTACTCTCCTCTGTAACCATAGAAAGGATTCCATTCAAGTTGCTATTTTCTACCTGCAAAGCCAATACTGTGTTCTTACTGTCAGCCACTTCTATAGCAAGTTTGTCATTCTCAGAGGAAAGAtgctccttctcctcctcatacttctttctctcttctgtTACAGAACTCAGACTCCCACTTAAGCTGGATATTTGATCCTGTAGAGCTTCCACAAAACTTTTTCCATCAACTAACTCTGCTGAAAGCTTCTCCTTCTCGTGAAGATAACAATCATTTTGCTCAACAAGTTTCTTTCTATCTTCATCCGACAAAACAATACTCCCATTTAATTTCTCATTTTCCACCTGTAAAGCTGCCACCAAAGACTTGCAGTCAGCTAACTCAGCTGACAGGATCAACAAATCCTGCTTCGACCTTTCCAGGCTGCTAAGCGACTCAGTTGCTCTAGCAGAAAATTCTTCTACCTCTGCCCTCGCAGTTTGAAGTTGGTCTTGGAGCTCCTCCTTCCCACTAGCAACAGCCTGGAGTTCACATCTGCACCCTGCAAGCTCTTCAGCAAGGCATTGGTTCTTCTCACGGACTTCATTTAGTGAAGCACGAAGAAGAGATGTTTCATCAAGTAACTGATCACGTTGGCAATCAAACTCCACTTGCATCTCAGACTGCTGCACAAGCTGCAAGTCACTGATATCTTTTGTCAAATGTGTGAGAACCAATTCTTCTTTAAGTTGCTCAAACAATTCCAGAAATCCATGTTCTGGCACAATCAAATTGGTAGTCCCCTGAGATGCACTAGAAACTGATTCAACTGACTTAATAAGAACCCTGAACTCTTCTTCACTAAGCCTCCTAACTACTTCTGTGAGCTGTGAGAGACTGATTGAGCTGGCATCCACAACAGGAGACGCAGTCCATCCTTTATCTGGAAGCACCATATTGGTTCCTGGAGGACTTTCAAGCCCACCCAATGGATGTTTCTGATGATGATCCTCCAGAAGGGCCCTATGTTCTTCCCCACCTTGCCCAAAACCAGATCCAAATTGCACCTCGGACTTTTCTTCAAAATAAGAGCCTGGAACATCTTCTGTTTCCTGCCGGTCATCCATAGCAGCACTAACAACCAAAGATCCATCTGCCTCAGGTAGAGCTAAAGCAAATACTGGGAGTCCATCAGACATGGTTGCACCAGTTGACAGAGATGATTCATCTGCCTTGCCAATCCGTTCACCCATGGACGACTCGAGATCAGGGAAAGTTTCAGCAGTTCTATCAATCTCAGACAGAGCTACACTTCTATCTCCTGCAAGTTCCACTTCTCGATCAGATACTTCATCCACTTTATCAGTTTGCTCATTTATGGAAGGTGCTTGGCTAGAGAAACTTTCAACACTTCTATCAAGCTCAGATGAAGAAATCTTGTCATCTCCTTTACGCCCCATTTCTGCTTCTTGATTACGATCACAATTTTTTGCATCCAAACCGTCAGCTGCCTGCATTGCCCCTACCCAGCAACAAATGAGATTCTAATTATACATCAAACCCATCAGTTTTCCTAACCTGCTCAATTAATTTCCGGAAGAATCCCAAAGTAATAGAAAGTTAAATAACAAAAGGAGAAGGGCACAACCTACATCTGTTACCTGATCTTCCCTCTCCTGCACCAAGGATGTATTAATACTCTCTGGCGAAGGCAAAGGCTCCTCATCTCTACCCTTTGTTTGATCAGTATTATCAACTGAAATAGGTTGCATGGACACATCAACCGGCATAGACATATTGGCATCTTTGGCTAGCCCTCCGGAATCCATGACATGTGAAGTGTCCAATGAACTAACTCTTGCCTCCTCAGCATCAGTGCCCACAGTACTCTCCCCCTCGTTCGTGGCGGAAAAGTTAACATCATGCTGACTGAATGCCA includes:
- the LOC103410802 gene encoding trans-Golgi network-localized SYP41-interacting protein 1-like isoform X3 gives rise to the protein MDKNKSRTDLLSAGRKKLQQFRQKKDGKGSGSGKSTKKSSKSEKHEADADAVSSATKPTALTQAPEGETESRVDANLENINSSGSHSGEISTASDIEVASAAPSAVPITHEGNAVETLIDKNAELASQEVAFSQHDVNFSATNEGESTVGTDAEEARVSSLDTSHVMDSGGLAKDANMSMPVDVSMQPISVDNTDQTKGRDEEPLPSPESINTSLVQEREDQAADGLDAKNCDRNQEAEMGRKGDDKISSSELDRSVESFSSQAPSINEQTDKVDEVSDREVELAGDRSVALSEIDRTAETFPDLESSMGERIGKADESSLSTGATMSDGLPVFALALPEADGSLVVSAAMDDRQETEDVPGSYFEEKSEVQFGSGFGQGGEEHRALLEDHHQKHPLGGLESPPGTNMVLPDKGWTASPVVDASSISLSQLTEVVRRLSEEEFRVLIKSVESVSSASQGTTNLIVPEHGFLELFEQLKEELVLTHLTKDISDLQLVQQSEMQVEFDCQRDQLLDETSLLRASLNEVREKNQCLAEELAGCRCELQAVASGKEELQDQLQTARAEVEEFSARATESLSSLERSKQDLLILSAELADCKSLVAALQVENEKLNGSIVLSDEDRKKLVEQNDCYLHEKEKLSAELVDGKSFVEALQDQISSLSGSLSSVTEERKKYEEEKEHLSSENDKLAIEVADSKNTVLALQVENSNLNGILSMVTEESKKLEEEKNHLFYENEKLAIELAASKNLALDLQVKNEKLNGNLVLVTEVRKKLEEEKDYSAHEIERFSSEILVLQERLSAEHEEHMRFVVDLKETTTRLEQLSEENIFLTSSLDTLKAKMKEVDTSGIKIASQAGEDGDQVELSEVRSRRHEIENEKYHQVPGMEDSEGSFIMVEKPSSDGGGGSPVLNLGREVFDDSVGFVALKGRMEEAEKMMNKLVQEIEGICSRSELLNRSGDKVSTPPVSKLIQAFESKVHLDEHDVEERGLTDNQSPADSIASVREQTGNLRALFEQLLLDAANASELLKEERDGRRTANATFGEMKYQYEDLEEHSKKLEATNIELCVLYEALEQHRGSIETRNSELLVLCESLRLKVTNLEAENLEVGRKLHRYESRIDQLQSQLHDLHLSSNDIVSQISDQLENFHKEAAERVLILEQHWNSTLAPVVEAIGKLGESIGSFSTTTPISHDCLDTSHFVASVYDAITVIEDLKVKLKSSQTDREAICILHKEVNEKCDDLHVKNELASDMLHKLYSNLSKLLRVLHGSIDESEMNLKNEKLPHPLDYSIYETIIEQLENFLSEGLQLQSVNKKLNSELMVRTEEFEELKQRCLDSSAIQKLIEDIEGVLEVENAEFQADKMLASRLESLVSCLVQKYKDADAQVGLSKEGFQSKVMESTSMQEEIQQLNASFFQLESETIVLRESLRQVEEALLVARSELQEKLYELEQSEQRVSSLREKLNIAVSKGKGLIVQRDGLKQSLAEKASELERFLQELQLKDSRLLEVETKLKAYSEAGERVEALESELSYIRNSATALRESFLLKDSVLQRIEEILEDLDLPEHFHSRDIIEKIDWLARSVTGNTFPQTDSDQKSSAGGGSSDAGFVVMDSWKDDVQPSSDSSDDFKRKYDELQSKFYGLVEQNEMLEQSLMERNNLVQRWEELLDRIDMPSHLRSLEPEDRIEWLRKELSEVQGDNMSLQQQVVNLESHCVTLTADLEDSRRRTSDLEEDLQTFIDERNNLSQRLELLINDHDKLSAKAAGFELENEKLQEEVSDLQENVAKLRGIEKQILSLEDDIRRLQGLVTDALQDPGTNSEYSGESSIECFEGLLNKLLENYATLSSEKPVFGVAADGIHTENSEAMVVEARSASTPDTAESDTVALKKELEEVQREILDVKEERDGYVEKQRSLACELEVLDKKVNELQGLLNQEEQKSASVREKLNVAVRKGKQLVQQRDSLKQNIDEINSEVECLRSETKIGEGKLAEYEQKFRDLSAYPGRVEALESESLFLRNCLKEAENNLQEKGNTLSLIINILGNIDVAEDDNSGDPVVKLEQIGKMCCDLRANMASSEQEARKSKRASDLLLAELNEVQERNDGLQEELAKSASELAIISKERDLAEAAKLEALSRLEMVSTAHSEERKHQFSEFSGLKSGVDQLRKGFHDVSSLLAGIFHQDLVFLHNLESGIDSCLKSSSATYVVDVPPFTTSSGFITSKSDKENFISTNSWSDSNMHGQFDDSFIIEIFTYVRHYLQELVMEIGVLKEKLDEHSISLHEKASSVSKSMAIVRGELTSKNESFEALKRDLLHVERVEKEKDNELLFLRRNIALLFEACTGSVMEMDRRKAELVGNGWSAGEQGMRLKLANYSEDGLSFSGEDRFRSEECVRSVTDRLLSTVSDFGSLTTEIVEGSQKELKITISKLQKELQEKDIQKERICMELVSQIKQAEAAATSYSTDLQSSKSLVHDLEKRIEVMKGERNLLEQRVNELEDGRATSTELQERVRSLTDVIAAKDQEIEDLMQALDEEEVQMQGRTSRIKELEKVVEQKNLDLENLETSRGKVMKRLSITVSKFDELHHLSASLLGEVEKLQSQLQERDDEISFLRQEVTRCTNDVLVASQTSNKRSSEEIHELLTWFDMNIALVGLHNGDQNSDQVSDYKEIFKKKVDSVISELGDLRTVAQSKDTLLQAERSKVEELTRKGETLEKSLHEKESRLNLLDSVEDSGRGTSSTSEIVEVEPAKNNWAKAGTSIAPQVRSLRKGNNDQVAIAIDMDSGSSSRLEDEEDDKVHGFKSLTTSRIVPRFTRPVANMVDGLWVSCDRTLMRKPVLRLGIILYWAVLHALLATFAI
- the LOC103410802 gene encoding trans-Golgi network-localized SYP41-interacting protein 1-like isoform X2 produces the protein MDKNKSRTDLLSAGRKKLQQFRQKKDGKGSGSGKSTKKSSKSEKHEADADAVSSATKPTALTQAPEGETESRVDANLENINSSGSHSGEISTASDIEVASAAPSAVPITHEGNAVETLIDKNAELASQEVAFSQHDVNFSATNEGESTVGTDAEEARVSSLDTSHVMDSGGLAKDANMSMPVDVSMQPISVDNTDQTKGRDEEPLPSPESINTSLVQEREDQVTDAADGLDAKNCDRNQEAEMGRKGDDKISSSELDRSVESFSSQAPSINEQTDKVDEVSDREVELAGDRSVALSEIDRTAETFPDLESSMGERIGKADESSLSTGATMSDGLPVFALALPEADGSLVVSAAMDDRQETEDVPGSYFEEKSEVQFGSGFGQGGEEHRALLEDHHQKHPLGGLESPPGTNMVLPDKGWTASPVVDASSISLSQLTEVVRRLSEEEFRVLIKSVESVSSASQGTTNLIVPEHGFLELFEQLKEELVLTHLTKDISDLQLVQQSEMQVEFDCQRDQLLDETSLLRASLNEVREKNQCLAEELAGCRCELQAVASGKEELQDQLQTARAEVEEFSARATESLSSLERSKQDLLILSAELADCKSLVAALQVENEKLNGSIVLSDEDRKKLVEQNDCYLHEKEKLSAELVDGKSFVEALQDQISSLSGSLSSVTEERKKYEEEKEHLSSENDKLAIEVADSKNTVLALQVENSNLNGILSMVTEESKKLEEEKNHLFYENEKLAIELAASKNLALDLQVKNEKLNGNLVLVTEVRKKLEEEKDYSAHEIERFSSEILVLQERLSAEHEEHMRFVVDLKETTTRLEQLSEENIFLTSSLDTLKAKMKEVDTSGIKIASQAGEDGDQVELSEVRSRRHEIENEKYHQVPGMEDSEGSFIMVEKPSSDGGGGSPVLNLGREVFDDSVGFVALKGRMEEAEKMMNKLVQEIEGICSRSELLNRSGDKVSTPPVSKLIQAFESKVHLDEHDVEERGLTDNQSPADSIASVREQTGNLRALFEQLLLDAANASELLKEERDGRRTANATFGEMKYQYEDLEEHSKKLEATNIELCVLYEALEQHRGSIETRNSELLVLCESLRLKVTNLEAENLEVGRKLHRYESRIDQLQSQLHDLHLSSNDIVSQISDQLENFHKEAAERVLILEQHWNSTLAPVVEAIGKLGESIGSFSTTTPISHDCLDTSHFVASVYDAITVIEDLKVKLKSSQTDREAICILHKEVNEKCDDLHVKNELASDMLHKLYSNLSKLLRVLHGSIDESEMNLKNEKLPHPLDYSIYETIIEQLENFLSEGLQLQSVNKKLNSELMVRTEEFEELKQRCLDSSAIQKLIEDIEGVLEVENAEFQADKMLASRLESLVSCLVQKYKDADAQVGLSKEGFQSKVMESTSMQEEIQQLNASFFQLESETIVLRESLRQVEEALLVARSELQEKLYELEQSEQRVSSLREKLNIAVSKGKGLIVQRDGLKQSLAEKASELERFLQELQLKDSRLLEVETKLKAYSEAGERVEALESELSYIRNSATALRESFLLKDSVLQRIEEILEDLDLPEHFHSRDIIEKIDWLARSVTGNTFPQTDSDQKSSAGGGSSDAGFVVMDSWKDDVQPSSDSSDDFKRKYDELQSKFYGLVEQNEMLEQSLMERNNLVQRWEELLDRIDMPSHLRSLEPEDRIEWLRKELSEVQGDNMSLQQQVVNLESHCVTLTADLEDSRRRTSDLEEDLQTFIDERNNLSQRLELLINDHDKLSAKAAGFELENEKLQEEVSDLQENVAKLRGIEKQILSLEDDIRRLQGLVTDALQDPGTNSEYSGESSIECFEGLLNKLLENYATLSSEKPVFGVAADGIHTENSEAMVVEARSASTPDTAESDTVALKKELEEVQREILDVKEERDGYVEKQRSLACELEVLDKKVNELQGLLNQEEQKSASVREKLNVAVRKGKQLVQQRDSLKQNIDEINSEVECLRSETKIGEGKLAEYEQKFRDLSAYPGRVEALESESLFLRNCLKEAENNLQEKGNTLSLIINILGNIDVAEDDNSGDPVVKLEQIGKMCCDLRANMASSEQEARKSKRASDLLLAELNEVQERNDGLQEELAKSASELAIISKERDLAEAAKLEALSRLEMVSTAHSEERKHQFSEFSGLKSGVDQLRKGFHDVSSLLAGIFHQDLVFLHNLESGIDSCLKSSSATYVVDVPPFTTSSGFITSKSDKENFISTNSWSDSNMHGQFDDSFIIEIFTYVRHYLQELVMEIGVLKEKLDEHSISLHEKASSVSKSMAIVRGELTSKNESFEALKRDLLHVERVEKEKDNELLFLRRNIALLFEACTGSVMEMDRRKAELVGNGWSAGEQGMRLKLANYSEDGLSFSGEDRFRSEECVRSVTDRLLSTVSDFGSLTTEIVEGSQKELKITISKLQKELQEKDIQKERICMELVSQIKQAEAAATSYSTDLQSSKSLVHDLEKRIEVMKGERNLLEQRVNELEDGRATSTELQERVRSLTDVIAAKDQEIEDLMQALDEEEVQMQGRTSRIKELEKVVEQKNLDLENLETSRGKVMKRLSITVSKFDELHHLSASLLGEVEKLQSQLQERDDEISFLRQEVTRCTNDVLVASQTSNKRSSEEIHELLTWFDMNIALVGLHNGDQNSDQVSDYKEIFKKKVDSVISELGDLRTVAQSKDTLLQAERSKVEELTRKGETLEKSLHEKESRLNLLDSVEDSGRGTSSTSEIVEVEPAKNNWAKAGTSIAPQVRSLRKGNNDQVAIAIDMDSGSSSRLEDEEDDKVHGFKSLTTSRIVPRFTRPVANMVDGLWVSCDRTLMRKPVLRLGIILYWAVLHALLATFAI